One segment of Streptomyces bathyalis DNA contains the following:
- the egtA gene encoding ergothioneine biosynthesis glutamate--cysteine ligase EgtA, producing the protein MDAVLNEDEAAAYVGGICFKTGPPRRVGVELEWLIRDRSAPSRAVAPRRLEKALDPLWTRGLPGGSRLTREPGGQLEVSSPPGETLSECIAVTAADLTVLRHRVRSSGALLYGRGLDPYLSPPRVLEDPRYRAMEAHFDRSGPWGRMMMRATAAVQVSLDAGDDSDGPSGYRYRWRLAHRLGPVLVAAFANSPLWRSRPTGWVSTRQSVWARADPSRTGPPRPHSDPREGWARHALDAELLCLRRDPPAEWTAPPRLSFRAWLKGAHGERRPTRDDLDYHLGTLFPPVRPRGWLELRMIDAQCGDGWIAATAVAATLLDDPVAADSAWEATEPLECDPVAWQRAARDGPADPLLGPVVRRCVAAAESALSRNDHGSVVHDAVAEFAERYSERGRCPAHDQLDAMRG; encoded by the coding sequence ATGGATGCCGTGCTGAACGAGGACGAAGCAGCCGCGTACGTCGGCGGGATCTGTTTCAAGACCGGGCCGCCGCGCCGCGTCGGAGTGGAGCTGGAATGGCTCATCCGCGACCGGTCAGCGCCCTCCCGCGCCGTCGCTCCCCGCAGGCTGGAGAAGGCGCTGGACCCGCTGTGGACCCGCGGCCTGCCGGGCGGGAGCAGGCTGACACGGGAACCCGGCGGTCAACTCGAAGTCTCCTCCCCGCCGGGCGAGACGCTCTCCGAGTGCATCGCCGTCACCGCCGCCGATCTGACCGTACTGCGTCACCGGGTTCGCAGCTCCGGGGCGCTGCTCTACGGACGGGGCCTCGACCCGTATCTCAGCCCACCACGGGTGCTGGAGGATCCCCGCTACCGCGCCATGGAGGCGCACTTCGACCGTTCCGGCCCCTGGGGCCGGATGATGATGAGGGCCACCGCCGCCGTCCAGGTCAGCCTGGACGCGGGTGACGACTCCGACGGGCCCTCCGGCTACCGCTACCGCTGGCGGCTCGCACACCGGCTCGGTCCGGTACTGGTGGCGGCGTTCGCCAACTCGCCGCTGTGGCGCTCCCGTCCGACCGGGTGGGTCTCCACCCGGCAGAGCGTGTGGGCCCGTGCCGACCCCTCGCGCACCGGCCCGCCGCGCCCGCACAGCGACCCCCGCGAAGGCTGGGCACGGCACGCGCTCGATGCCGAACTTCTCTGCCTGCGGCGGGACCCGCCGGCCGAATGGACCGCGCCGCCCCGGCTCTCCTTCCGCGCCTGGCTGAAGGGCGCCCACGGTGAACGCCGCCCCACGCGCGACGATCTGGACTATCACCTGGGCACGCTCTTCCCGCCGGTGCGCCCTCGCGGCTGGCTGGAGCTGCGGATGATCGACGCTCAGTGCGGCGACGGCTGGATCGCGGCCACCGCCGTCGCGGCGACCCTGCTGGACGACCCCGTCGCCGCGGACTCCGCCTGGGAGGCGACGGAACCTCTCGAGTGCGACCCGGTGGCCTGGCAGCGCGCCGCGCGGGACGGGCCCGCCGACCCGCTGCTGGGACCGGTGGTGCGCCGCTGCGTCGCGGCGGCGGAGTCCGCGCTCTCCCGCAACGACCACGGCAGCGTGGTGCACGACGCGGTCGCCGAATTCGCCGAGCGCTACTCCGAGCGCGGACGCTGCCCCGCCCACGACCAACTGGACGCGATGCGCGGCTGA
- a CDS encoding ATP-binding protein: MALSRPVIPLSPSEPVGALVRRGGFELPAHATAVADAREMVRGQVLSWGLPEELGRTAQLVVSEFFTNAVVHTDSCRVRCRLQVHEQRLRIEVCDEGVGCDAVTPRQAAAEDVNGRGLQLVNAVAETWGVRSEDSDSGRVVWAELTLPGL; the protein is encoded by the coding sequence GTGGCTCTGTCCCGCCCCGTCATACCGCTCTCCCCGTCCGAACCGGTCGGGGCGCTTGTGCGTCGTGGGGGCTTCGAGCTGCCCGCGCACGCGACGGCCGTCGCGGATGCCCGGGAGATGGTGCGTGGCCAGGTGCTCAGCTGGGGGCTGCCGGAGGAACTGGGCCGGACGGCGCAGCTCGTCGTCTCGGAGTTCTTCACCAACGCCGTGGTGCACACCGACAGCTGCCGCGTCCGCTGCAGACTCCAGGTGCACGAGCAGCGGCTGCGCATAGAGGTGTGCGACGAAGGCGTCGGATGCGATGCGGTGACCCCCCGCCAGGCGGCCGCGGAAGACGTGAACGGTCGCGGGCTGCAGCTCGTGAACGCCGTCGCGGAGACATGGGGAGTGCGCTCGGAGGACTCGGACTCCGGGCGCGTCGTATGGGCGGAGCTGACTCTCCCGGGACTGTGA
- a CDS encoding universal stress protein, which translates to MNDRSAAPAAEGRVIVGVDGSEPSLRALDMAAEEAGRRGVALEMVISAGWPRRSRVPVTEADTERIRAAAATVLDDAGKRAHEHVPGLRVMAQIHTEALAADTLVKASKSAALTVVGTRGHGGFAGLLIGSVSLRVATHCEGPLLVVGDSRKSDGAERGTVMVGMHSDSDEPALRYGFEEAARRGSSLRVLHAWNQPRMPGRLQVPPSEAQQARSAASDLVRKMVDPLSKDHPGVKVSADEQGGSPAATLIEASRAADVLVIAVHRHQQRRLGLQLGSVAHAVLHHAHCPVVMVPTKAG; encoded by the coding sequence ATGAATGACCGCTCCGCAGCCCCAGCCGCCGAAGGCCGCGTGATCGTCGGCGTCGACGGATCTGAACCTTCGCTGCGCGCCCTCGACATGGCCGCGGAGGAGGCGGGCCGGAGAGGCGTCGCGCTCGAGATGGTGATTTCCGCCGGATGGCCGCGCCGCTCCCGGGTCCCGGTTACGGAGGCCGACACCGAACGCATCAGGGCCGCGGCGGCGACCGTCCTCGACGACGCCGGGAAGCGCGCCCATGAGCACGTTCCCGGACTGCGCGTCATGGCGCAGATCCACACCGAGGCACTGGCTGCCGACACCCTCGTGAAGGCCAGCAAGAGCGCCGCGCTGACCGTGGTCGGAACCCGCGGGCACGGCGGATTCGCCGGGCTGCTCATCGGCTCGGTCAGCCTCCGCGTCGCCACGCACTGCGAGGGCCCGCTGCTCGTCGTGGGCGACAGCCGGAAGAGTGACGGTGCCGAGCGCGGCACCGTCATGGTGGGCATGCACTCCGATTCGGACGAGCCCGCGCTGCGCTACGGCTTCGAGGAGGCCGCCCGCCGCGGCTCGTCGCTGCGTGTGCTGCACGCCTGGAACCAGCCCCGCATGCCCGGCAGGCTCCAAGTGCCGCCCAGCGAGGCCCAGCAGGCCCGCTCCGCCGCCTCGGACCTCGTACGCAAGATGGTCGACCCGCTCTCCAAGGACCATCCGGGGGTGAAGGTCAGCGCCGACGAACAGGGCGGCAGCCCGGCGGCGACCCTCATCGAGGCCAGCCGCGCCGCCGACGTCCTCGTGATCGCCGTGCACCGTCATCAGCAGCGCCGCCTCGGACTGCAACTCGGGTCCGTCGCCCACGCGGTGCTGCACCACGCCCACTGCCCGGTCGTAATGGTGCCCACCAAGGCGGGCTGA
- a CDS encoding DUF397 domain-containing protein: protein MQIDNGIEATRLEGVTWRKSGRSNPNGNCVELADLPGGHVAVRNSRHPSGPALIYTPAEMAAFVQGAKDGDFDDLLTVGS, encoded by the coding sequence ATGCAGATCGACAACGGAATCGAGGCGACCCGTCTCGAGGGCGTCACGTGGCGCAAGAGCGGGCGCAGCAACCCCAACGGCAACTGCGTCGAGCTCGCGGACCTGCCGGGCGGTCACGTCGCCGTGCGCAACTCGCGCCATCCTTCCGGCCCCGCGCTGATCTACACGCCCGCCGAGATGGCGGCGTTCGTACAGGGCGCCAAGGACGGCGACTTCGACGACCTGCTGACCGTGGGCAGCTGA
- the egtC gene encoding ergothioneine biosynthesis protein EgtC, which yields MCRHLAYLGPASSLADLVIRPPGGLYEQSWAPRMQRYGTVNADGFGLGWYPAPRSRDDHTGAEDEQLPARYRRAVPVWADVNLPDLTRAVHSTAVLAAVRDATEGTAQDETAPAPYADGRLLFSHNGAVRDWERLVQDLGLTMEPDELLGLEARCDSALLWALLTNRIRAGEPAEDALAWLAVRIRGIRTGARLNFLLTDGRTIWATRCGDTLWYRTGPGSVRVASEPDDAPADESEAGWQEVPEDSLLVATVSSVRTVPLVHTAQRPPAHVSGGVTGIHARRS from the coding sequence ATGTGCCGCCATCTCGCCTACCTCGGGCCGGCATCGTCCCTGGCCGACCTCGTGATCCGTCCCCCGGGCGGACTGTACGAGCAGTCGTGGGCTCCCCGCATGCAGCGGTACGGGACCGTCAACGCCGATGGCTTCGGGCTGGGTTGGTACCCCGCACCGCGGTCGCGGGACGACCACACGGGAGCGGAGGACGAGCAACTCCCCGCTCGCTACCGCCGAGCCGTTCCCGTCTGGGCCGACGTGAACCTTCCCGACCTCACGCGGGCGGTGCACAGCACAGCAGTGCTCGCCGCAGTGCGCGACGCCACCGAGGGCACCGCTCAGGACGAGACCGCCCCGGCACCGTACGCGGACGGACGGCTGCTCTTCAGCCACAACGGCGCCGTGCGCGACTGGGAGCGCCTCGTTCAGGACCTCGGCCTGACCATGGAGCCCGACGAACTGCTCGGGCTGGAGGCCCGCTGCGACTCCGCGCTGCTGTGGGCGCTGCTGACGAACAGGATCCGCGCGGGTGAGCCGGCCGAGGACGCCCTCGCGTGGCTCGCGGTGCGCATCAGGGGCATACGCACGGGCGCCCGGCTCAACTTCCTTCTCACGGACGGCCGCACCATCTGGGCCACCCGCTGCGGCGACACCCTCTGGTATCGCACGGGGCCCGGAAGCGTGCGCGTCGCCTCCGAACCGGACGACGCCCCCGCCGACGAATCCGAGGCCGGCTGGCAGGAAGTCCCGGAGGACTCGCTGCTCGTGGCCACCGTCTCGTCCGTACGCACCGTCCCCCTGGTCCACACCGCACAGCGGCCCCCGGCACATGTGTCCGGGGGCGTCACCGGCATTCACGCGAGGAGATCCTGA
- the ligD gene encoding non-homologous end-joining DNA ligase, with amino-acid sequence MRDIEISRPEKVLFPDDGITKSELAEHYRRVASRAIPRLRGRALMMERHPDGIGGKPLMQKNAPDYFPDWVHTAELPKENGTVRHVVCDNADTLVYLAGQACITTHRWMSRTDRPHHPDLLVFDLDPSGDADFEDVRWAASCVGGLLEVVELPTQLMTTGSRGLHVIAALDRKSDFDSVREFARRVARVLVARHPGRLTDEPRKADRGDRIYLDIQRNAYAQTAVAPYSVRARPGAPVATPIGWSELDDRKLRPDRWNVRNIADRLREDDPWDGTATRGRSVRAADRRLSARI; translated from the coding sequence GTGAGAGACATCGAGATCAGCAGACCGGAGAAGGTGCTCTTCCCGGACGACGGCATCACCAAGAGCGAACTCGCCGAGCACTACCGGCGCGTGGCCTCCCGCGCCATACCACGGCTGCGCGGCCGTGCCCTGATGATGGAGCGCCATCCGGACGGCATCGGCGGCAAGCCCCTGATGCAGAAGAACGCCCCCGACTACTTCCCTGACTGGGTGCACACCGCCGAACTGCCCAAGGAGAACGGCACGGTGCGGCACGTGGTGTGCGACAACGCCGACACCCTGGTGTATCTCGCCGGGCAGGCGTGCATCACCACGCACCGCTGGATGTCGAGGACGGACCGGCCTCACCATCCGGACCTGCTCGTCTTCGACCTGGACCCCAGCGGCGACGCGGACTTCGAGGACGTGCGGTGGGCGGCGTCGTGCGTGGGCGGACTTCTGGAGGTTGTCGAGTTGCCGACGCAGCTGATGACGACGGGCTCGCGCGGCCTGCACGTCATCGCCGCCCTCGACCGCAAGTCGGACTTCGACTCCGTGCGGGAATTCGCCCGCAGGGTCGCCCGTGTACTGGTGGCGCGCCACCCCGGACGGCTCACCGACGAGCCCCGCAAGGCCGACCGCGGCGACCGCATCTACCTGGACATCCAGCGCAACGCCTACGCGCAGACGGCCGTCGCTCCCTACTCGGTGCGTGCACGTCCCGGCGCACCCGTCGCCACGCCGATCGGGTGGTCGGAGCTGGACGACCGGAAGCTGCGCCCCGACCGGTGGAACGTCCGCAACATCGCCGACAGGCTGCGCGAGGACGACCCGTGGGACGGAACGGCCACCCGGGGCCGGTCGGTGCGGGCGGCGGACAGGCGCCTGTCGGCGAGGATCTGA
- a CDS encoding helix-turn-helix domain-containing protein, translating to MSAEQGTDSSVRRILDHPRGGPTILRIVLGTQLRRLREGCGITREQAGDAIRGSHAKISRLELGRVGCKERDVADLLSLYGITNAQEREEYLVLARHANTPGWWQKYSDVMSPWFDRLIGLEEAASVIRMYEVQFVPGLLQTEDYARAVMRLGHPRASTEEIDRRVELRQDRQDILTRPHSPKLWAVVDEAALQRPLGGASVMREQIKRLLWATEQPNITVQIAPFAIGGLAAAGGPVTILRFQEPDLPDIVYLEQLTSSLYLEKREEVENYMVVMDRLCATAEPPSMTVEFLERLLSRFERQSS from the coding sequence ATGTCAGCAGAGCAGGGGACCGATTCGTCGGTCAGGCGGATCCTGGACCATCCCCGCGGTGGGCCGACGATTCTGCGCATCGTGCTCGGCACGCAGCTGCGGAGGCTCCGCGAGGGATGCGGCATCACCCGTGAGCAGGCCGGGGACGCGATCCGCGGATCCCACGCCAAGATCAGCCGCCTCGAACTGGGCAGGGTGGGCTGCAAGGAACGGGACGTGGCCGATCTGCTCTCGCTCTACGGCATCACGAACGCACAGGAGCGCGAGGAGTACCTGGTGCTCGCGCGGCACGCCAACACCCCTGGCTGGTGGCAGAAGTACAGCGACGTGATGTCGCCGTGGTTCGACAGGCTCATCGGCCTGGAGGAAGCGGCCTCGGTCATCCGCATGTACGAAGTGCAGTTCGTCCCCGGGCTGTTGCAGACGGAGGACTATGCCCGTGCCGTCATGAGACTGGGGCATCCGCGCGCGTCGACGGAGGAGATCGACCGCCGCGTGGAGCTCCGCCAGGACCGGCAGGACATCCTCACCCGGCCGCACAGCCCCAAGCTCTGGGCCGTGGTCGACGAAGCGGCGCTGCAGCGCCCCCTCGGCGGGGCATCGGTGATGCGCGAGCAGATCAAGCGGCTGCTATGGGCGACGGAACAGCCCAACATCACGGTGCAGATCGCGCCGTTCGCGATCGGGGGCCTCGCCGCAGCCGGCGGGCCCGTGACGATATTGCGCTTCCAGGAGCCGGACCTGCCGGACATCGTCTACCTGGAACAGCTCACCTCCTCGCTGTACTTGGAGAAGCGCGAAGAGGTGGAGAACTACATGGTGGTGATGGACCGCCTGTGCGCCACCGCCGAACCGCCGTCGATGACGGTCGAGTTCCTGGAGCGGCTGCTGAGCCGCTTCGAGCGCCAGTCGAGCTGA
- a CDS encoding SAM-dependent methyltransferase, with product MREDEVAAGQGVDVTTPSVARMYDYYLGGKDNYEVDRQAVEELDKVVPSTRPLAVNNRRFLQRVVRVLAEDYGVRQFLDHGSGLPTQDNVHQVAQRIDPQARVVYVDNDPIVLAHGRALLEENANTAVIQADLRDTEKIFEHPEVGRLIDLSQPVGALFVSVMHCIPDSSDPAALLRGIVERLPSGSFLVINQLVSEDKATRDFVTDFMAKATGDRWGRVRQAHEVERYFDGLEILEPGLGEINDWRPDSELGPKQLTDEWYEFGGVARKR from the coding sequence ATGCGCGAAGACGAAGTCGCGGCAGGTCAGGGAGTGGACGTCACAACTCCCAGTGTGGCGCGTATGTACGACTACTACCTGGGCGGGAAGGACAACTACGAAGTCGACCGTCAGGCCGTCGAGGAACTCGACAAGGTAGTACCGAGTACGCGGCCGCTGGCCGTCAACAATCGCCGCTTCCTCCAGCGTGTAGTACGCGTCCTCGCCGAGGACTACGGCGTACGGCAGTTCCTCGACCACGGGTCAGGCCTGCCCACGCAGGACAACGTGCACCAGGTCGCCCAGCGCATCGATCCGCAGGCGCGGGTCGTCTACGTCGACAACGATCCGATCGTGCTGGCGCACGGACGCGCGCTGCTGGAGGAGAACGCCAACACCGCCGTCATCCAGGCGGATCTGCGGGACACGGAGAAGATCTTCGAGCACCCCGAGGTGGGCCGGCTGATAGACCTCTCGCAGCCCGTGGGCGCCCTCTTCGTCTCCGTCATGCACTGCATCCCCGATTCCTCCGACCCCGCGGCGCTGTTGCGCGGGATCGTCGAACGTCTGCCCTCGGGCAGCTTCCTCGTGATCAACCAGCTGGTGAGCGAGGACAAGGCGACTCGCGACTTCGTCACGGACTTCATGGCGAAGGCGACGGGCGACCGCTGGGGCAGGGTGCGTCAGGCGCACGAGGTCGAGCGCTACTTCGACGGGCTGGAGATCCTGGAGCCGGGCCTGGGGGAGATCAACGACTGGCGGCCCGACTCGGAGCTCGGGCCGAAGCAACTCACGGACGAGTGGTACGAGTTCGGAGGTGTGGCCCGCAAGCGCTGA
- a CDS encoding dihydrolipoyl dehydrogenase family protein: protein MTRSEATAPTTGAPDGDEFDVIVIGAGPVGENVAERAHAMGLGAVVVESELVGGDCSYWACMPSKALLRPVAALADARRVAGAAQAVDGGLDADAVLARRTSFTSNWQDGNQVAWLDSVAVDLVRGHGRLDGPRRVIVETPDGSARTLTARHAVAVCTGSRAALPDLPGIADARPWTSRDATSSKEVPGRLAVVGGGVVGAEMATAWQALGSDVTVLVRGDRLLPRMEPFAGELVAESLTEAGAKVRTGVSVESLERPSPDRPVTLSLSDGSRLEVDEVLFATGRKPRTDDLGLETVGCEPGGWLAVDDSLRVTGVHGGWLYAVGDANGRALLTHQGKYQARIAGSAIGARAAGVPLLETDRWGAHAATADHDAVPQVVFTDPEAASVGLTAADAEQRGLRVRVADLDMGEVAGAALYADGYRGRARMVVDIDREVVVGVTFVGPGVSELLHSATVAVAGEVPLERLWHAVPSYPTVSEVWLRLLEACRG from the coding sequence ATGACACGCTCCGAGGCGACCGCTCCGACCACCGGCGCCCCTGACGGCGACGAGTTCGACGTCATCGTGATCGGAGCGGGCCCGGTGGGAGAGAACGTCGCCGAGCGGGCGCATGCCATGGGGCTCGGTGCGGTCGTCGTCGAGAGCGAACTCGTCGGGGGCGACTGCTCCTACTGGGCGTGCATGCCCAGCAAGGCGCTGCTTCGTCCCGTCGCCGCACTCGCCGACGCCCGGCGCGTGGCCGGTGCCGCGCAGGCCGTGGACGGCGGGCTGGACGCGGACGCGGTCCTGGCCCGGCGTACCTCGTTCACCTCGAACTGGCAGGACGGGAACCAGGTCGCCTGGCTGGACTCCGTCGCGGTCGACCTCGTACGCGGTCACGGCCGCCTCGACGGCCCCCGCCGCGTGATCGTCGAGACCCCGGACGGCTCGGCCCGGACACTCACGGCCCGGCATGCCGTCGCCGTCTGCACGGGCAGCCGCGCCGCCCTGCCGGACCTTCCGGGCATCGCCGATGCGCGGCCGTGGACCAGCCGTGACGCCACGTCCTCCAAGGAGGTGCCGGGGCGCCTGGCGGTCGTCGGCGGGGGAGTGGTCGGGGCGGAGATGGCCACCGCCTGGCAGGCGCTCGGCTCCGACGTGACGGTGCTGGTACGCGGCGACCGGCTGCTGCCCCGCATGGAGCCCTTCGCCGGGGAGCTGGTCGCCGAATCGCTCACCGAGGCCGGGGCGAAGGTGCGTACCGGTGTCTCCGTCGAGAGCCTGGAGCGGCCCTCCCCGGACCGGCCGGTCACGCTCTCACTCAGCGACGGCAGCAGGCTGGAGGTCGACGAGGTGCTCTTCGCCACCGGCCGCAAGCCACGCACCGACGATCTGGGCCTGGAGACGGTGGGCTGCGAGCCGGGCGGCTGGCTGGCGGTGGACGACAGCCTCCGGGTGACGGGCGTGCACGGCGGCTGGCTGTACGCCGTGGGCGACGCCAATGGCCGTGCACTACTCACGCACCAGGGCAAGTACCAGGCCCGCATCGCGGGGAGCGCCATCGGTGCGCGGGCCGCGGGCGTGCCGCTGCTGGAGACCGACCGCTGGGGTGCGCACGCCGCCACCGCCGACCACGACGCCGTCCCGCAGGTCGTCTTCACCGACCCCGAGGCCGCGTCGGTCGGGCTGACCGCCGCGGATGCGGAACAGCGGGGGCTGCGGGTGCGCGTGGCGGACCTGGACATGGGGGAGGTCGCCGGGGCCGCGCTCTACGCGGACGGTTACCGCGGCCGCGCCCGCATGGTCGTCGACATCGACCGCGAGGTGGTCGTGGGCGTCACCTTCGTCGGTCCGGGCGTCAGCGAACTGCTGCACTCCGCGACCGTCGCCGTGGCCGGCGAGGTGCCGCTCGAGCGGCTGTGGCATGCCGTGCCCTCGTACCCGACGGTCAGCGAGGTGTGGCTGCGGCTGCTGGAGGCGTGCCGCGGCTGA
- the egtB gene encoding ergothioneine biosynthesis protein EgtB, with protein sequence MSEHSAAQATTAEAAPAGRERALAALERARRRTEALTDCLDEAELTAQHSKLMSPLAWDLAHVGNQEDIWLLREAGGTSGVRPDLDAVYDAFRTPRADRPTLPMLSPDAARAYIAEVRARALEVLSAPPPDGVDSALFEGDFVFGMVAQHEQQHDETMLATHQLRRGRAVLDAPDPPAPTSRATDARRGEVHVPAGPFTMGTSTEPWALDNERPAHTVDVAAFDLDAVPVTNGAYQRFIEDGGYQDERWWDPEGWAYVQKTELTAPLFWRRDGETWLRRRFGYTERVPPGEPVMHVCWYEADAYARWAGRRLPTEAEWEKAARHDPETGESRRYPWGDDEPDEGRANLGQRHLRPAPVGAYAAGAAPCGARQMIGDVWEWTASDFTGYPGFKAFPYREYSEVFFGSDHKVLRGGSFGTDEVACRGTFRNWDLPVRRQIFAGFRTARSSGGAD encoded by the coding sequence ATGTCCGAACACTCAGCCGCGCAGGCCACCACGGCCGAGGCGGCGCCCGCGGGCCGTGAGCGTGCGCTCGCGGCCCTGGAACGGGCGCGGCGGCGGACCGAGGCCCTCACGGACTGTCTGGACGAGGCAGAACTGACGGCGCAGCACTCCAAGTTGATGTCACCGCTCGCGTGGGACCTGGCGCACGTGGGCAATCAGGAGGACATCTGGCTGCTGCGCGAGGCGGGCGGCACGAGCGGAGTGCGTCCCGATCTCGACGCGGTCTACGACGCGTTCCGGACGCCGCGCGCCGACCGGCCCACCCTGCCGATGCTCTCGCCCGACGCGGCCCGCGCCTACATCGCCGAAGTGCGCGCCCGCGCGCTGGAGGTGCTCTCCGCGCCGCCGCCCGACGGCGTCGACAGTGCCCTCTTCGAGGGCGACTTCGTCTTCGGCATGGTCGCCCAGCACGAGCAGCAGCACGACGAGACCATGCTCGCCACGCACCAGTTGCGCCGCGGCCGTGCCGTGCTCGACGCCCCCGATCCTCCCGCGCCCACCTCCAGGGCCACGGACGCGAGGCGCGGTGAAGTGCACGTGCCGGCTGGCCCGTTCACCATGGGTACCTCCACCGAGCCGTGGGCGCTGGACAACGAGCGTCCCGCGCACACCGTCGACGTCGCGGCCTTTGACCTCGACGCCGTGCCCGTGACCAACGGCGCCTACCAGCGCTTCATCGAGGACGGCGGATACCAGGACGAGCGCTGGTGGGATCCCGAGGGCTGGGCGTACGTGCAGAAGACGGAGCTGACCGCCCCCCTGTTCTGGCGCAGGGACGGGGAGACGTGGCTGCGGCGCCGCTTCGGCTACACCGAGCGAGTCCCGCCCGGGGAGCCGGTCATGCACGTGTGCTGGTACGAGGCGGACGCGTACGCACGCTGGGCAGGGCGCCGGCTGCCGACGGAGGCCGAGTGGGAGAAGGCCGCCCGCCACGACCCGGAGACCGGTGAATCCCGCCGCTACCCGTGGGGCGACGACGAACCCGACGAAGGACGAGCCAACCTGGGCCAGCGCCATCTGCGTCCCGCACCGGTCGGTGCCTACGCCGCCGGTGCCGCACCGTGCGGTGCCCGGCAGATGATCGGCGACGTGTGGGAGTGGACCGCCTCGGACTTCACCGGCTACCCGGGCTTCAAGGCCTTCCCGTATCGCGAGTACTCCGAGGTCTTCTTCGGAAGCGACCACAAGGTGCTGCGCGGCGGGTCGTTCGGGACCGACGAGGTCGCCTGCCGGGGCACGTTCCGCAACTGGGACCTGCCGGTGCGCCGCCAGATCTTCGCCGGGTTCCGCACGGCGCGCAGCAGCGGGGGAGCGGACTGA
- the egtD gene encoding L-histidine N(alpha)-methyltransferase has product MTGCFDLTRRLPDGYFTDALHTDVLKGLTGRPKTLPPKWFYDGRGSELFEEITQLPEYYPTRAEHAILAERCDEIAAATGARTLVELGSGSSRKTRLLLDSLLRRGTLESYAALDVSADALSEAGEQLCRDYPDLRVTGCVTDLETDLGMPDPEAAPGPRLVAFLGGTLGNLDGEARPAFYAALRAELRPGDALLLGADLVKDPKVLVPAYDDAQGVTAEFNKNVLRVLNRELGAGFDPDAFQHVAVWNEQEERIEMRLRSLRAQAVELPALGMTAEFEEGEEILTEIAVKFRRAPFTDELARGGFALSHWWTDEEGRFALLLAEPSPARPGTQPLSR; this is encoded by the coding sequence ATGACGGGCTGCTTCGACCTCACCCGCCGTCTGCCCGACGGATACTTCACCGACGCGCTCCACACCGACGTGCTCAAGGGGCTGACCGGCCGCCCCAAGACGCTGCCGCCGAAGTGGTTCTACGACGGCCGCGGAAGCGAACTCTTCGAAGAGATCACACAGTTGCCCGAGTACTACCCGACGCGGGCCGAGCACGCGATCCTCGCCGAGCGGTGCGACGAGATCGCCGCGGCGACCGGTGCCCGCACCCTTGTCGAGCTGGGTTCCGGCTCGTCGCGCAAGACTCGGCTGCTGCTCGACAGCCTGCTGCGCCGCGGCACCCTGGAGTCCTACGCCGCGCTCGACGTCAGCGCCGACGCGCTGAGCGAGGCCGGCGAGCAGCTGTGCCGCGACTACCCGGACCTGCGGGTCACCGGCTGCGTGACCGACCTGGAGACGGACCTCGGGATGCCGGACCCGGAGGCCGCCCCGGGGCCGCGTCTGGTGGCCTTCCTCGGGGGGACCCTCGGCAATCTCGACGGTGAGGCGCGGCCGGCGTTCTACGCCGCGCTGCGCGCCGAACTCCGGCCGGGGGACGCCCTGTTGCTCGGCGCCGACCTCGTCAAGGACCCGAAGGTGCTCGTCCCGGCGTACGACGACGCCCAGGGCGTGACGGCCGAGTTCAACAAGAACGTCCTGCGGGTACTCAACCGCGAACTCGGCGCCGGCTTCGACCCGGACGCCTTCCAGCACGTCGCGGTGTGGAACGAGCAGGAGGAGCGGATCGAGATGCGGCTGCGCTCGCTCCGCGCGCAGGCCGTGGAGCTGCCCGCCCTGGGCATGACCGCGGAGTTCGAGGAGGGCGAGGAGATCCTCACGGAGATCGCCGTGAAGTTCCGCCGCGCCCCGTTCACGGACGAACTCGCTCGTGGCGGCTTCGCGTTGAGCCACTGGTGGACGGACGAGGAGGGACGCTTCGCGCTCCTGCTGGCCGAGCCGTCGCCGGCCCGGCCCGGAACGCAGCCGCTCAGCCGGTGA